A genomic stretch from Halichoerus grypus chromosome 5, mHalGry1.hap1.1, whole genome shotgun sequence includes:
- the ZNF326 gene encoding DBIRD complex subunit ZNF326 isoform X2: MDFEDDYTHSACRNTYQGFNGMDRDYGPGSYGGMDRDYGHGSYGGQRSMDSYLNQSYGMDNHSGGGGGSRFGPYESYDSRSSLGGRDLYRSGYGFNEPEQSRFGGSYGGRFESSYRNSLDSFGGRNQGGSSWEAPYSRSKLRPGFMEDRGRENYSSYSSFSSPHMKPAPVGSRGRGTPAYPESTFGSRNYDAFGGPSTGRGRGRGHMSDFGSIHRPGIVVDYQNKPTNVTVAAARGIKRKMMQPFNKPGGTFIKKPKLAKPVEKMSLSKSPTKTDPKNEEEEKRRIEARREKQRRRREKNSEKYGDGYRMAFTCSFCKFRTFEEKDIELHLESSSHQETLDHIQKQTKFDKVVMEFLHECMVNKFKKTSIRKQQTNNQTEVVKIIEKDVMEGVTADDHMMKVETVHCSACSVYIPALHSSVQQHLKSPDHIKGKQAYKEQIKRESVLTATSILNNPIVKARYERFVKGENPFEIQDHSQDQQIEGDEEEEEKIDEPIEEEEEEEEEEEEEVGEVEEVEEVEEAEEVGEGGGVEGVGDTEEAGDIEAVGEGEAAGEGEAAGEGEAAGEGEAVEEEAKEEPVDFPVDQPEEN; encoded by the exons GAATGGATCGTGATTATGGCCCCGGATCTTATGGAG GGATGGACCGTGACTATGGCCATGGATCCTATGGGGGTCAAAGATCCATGGACTCCTACCTAAACCAGTCATATGGCATGGACAAtcacagtggtggtggtgggggtagCAG GTTTGGACCTTATGAGTCTTACGACTCCAGGTCTTCTCTGGGTGGGCGAGATCTGTACAGATCTGGCTATGGTTTTAATGAACCCGAACAAAGCCGCTTCGGAGGTAGTTATGGTGGTCGATTTGAGAGCTCCTACCGGAATAGCCTTGACTCTTTCGGAGGTAGAAACCAGGGCGGGTCTAGCTGGGAAGCACCTTACTCCCGTTCAAAATTGAGGCCTGGGTTTatggaggacagaggaagagagaattactCTTCCTACAGCAGTTTTTCTTCACCCCATATGAAGCCTGCACCTGTAGGCTCTCGGGGGAGAGGAACGCCTGCTTATCCTGAAAGTACGTTTGGAAGCAGAAACTATGATGCTTTTGGAGGACCATCAACAGGCAGAGGCCGAGGCCGAGGA CATATGAGTGATTTTGGAAGCATTCATAGACCTGGAATTGTTGTTGACTATCAAAACAAACCCACCAATGTGACAGTTGCTGCTGCaagaggaataaagagaaaaatgatgcaACCATTTAATAAGCCTGGTGGAACCTTTATCAAGAAACCCAAGCTAGCAAAACCTGTGGAGAAGATGAGCCTCAGCAAATCACCTA CAAAAACTGACCctaaaaatgaggaagaagaaaagcgACGAATTGAGGCTCGGCGAGAGAAACAAAGGcgcagaagagaaaaaaacagtgaGAAATACGGAGATGGATACAG aatggCATTCACATGTTCATTTTGTAAATTCCgaacatttgaagaaaaagataTTGAACTACATCTGGAAAGTTCTTCACACCAGGAAACACTAGATCATATtcagaaacaaaccaaatttgATAAAGTAGTTATGGAGTTTTTGCAT GAATGTATGGTgaataaattcaagaaaacatCTATTCGTAAGCAACAGACAAATAATCAAACAGAAGTagttaaaataattgaaaaagatGTTATGGAAG GTGTTACTGCAGATGATCACATGATGAAAGTAGAGACTGTTCACTGCAGTGCGTGCAGTGTGTATATCCCTGCTTTACATAGCTCTGTGCAGCAACACCTAAAATCTCCTGATCATATCAAAGGGAAGCAG GCTTATAAGgagcaaataaaaagagaaagtgtCTTGACTGCAACAAGCATTTTAAATAATCCAATAGTGAAGGCACGATATGAACGTTTTGTTAAG GGTGAGAATCCTTTTGAAATTCAAGATCATTCTCAAGATCAACAAATAGAaggagatgaggaagaggaagaaaagattgATGAACCTattgaagaagaggaggaggaggaagaggaagaagaggaggaagtgggggaagtagaggaagtagaagaagtggaggaagcagaggaagtgggagaaggaggaggagtagagggagtAGGAGACACAGAGGAAGCAGGGGACATAGaggcagtgggggaaggagaggcagcgggggaaggagaggcagcgggggaaggagaggcagcgggagaaggagaggcagtagaggaagaagcaaaggaagagCCTGTTGACTTCCCTGTTGACCAAcctgaagaaaattaa
- the ZNF326 gene encoding DBIRD complex subunit ZNF326 isoform X1 — protein sequence MDFEDDYTHSACRNTYQGFNGMDRDYGPGSYGGMDRDYGHGSYGGQRSMDSYLNQSYGMDNHSGGGGGSRFGPYESYDSRSSLGGRDLYRSGYGFNEPEQSRFGGSYGGRFESSYRNSLDSFGGRNQGGSSWEAPYSRSKLRPGFMEDRGRENYSSYSSFSSPHMKPAPVGSRGRGTPAYPESTFGSRNYDAFGGPSTGRGRGRGHMSDFGSIHRPGIVVDYQNKPTNVTVAAARGIKRKMMQPFNKPGGTFIKKPKLAKPVEKMSLSKSPTKTDPKNEEEEKRRIEARREKQRRRREKNSEKYGDGYRMAFTCSFCKFRTFEEKDIELHLESSSHQETLDHIQKQTKFDKVVMEFLHECMVNKFKKTSIRKQQTNNQTEVVKIIEKDVMEGVTADDHMMKVETVHCSACSVYIPALHSSVQQHLKSPDHIKGKQAYKEQIKRESVLTATSILNNPIVKARYERFVKVNAEIVTVMQSNNNNKKIVTAALIEIQFFGRYGIKKGENPFEIQDHSQDQQIEGDEEEEEKIDEPIEEEEEEEEEEEEEVGEVEEVEEVEEAEEVGEGGGVEGVGDTEEAGDIEAVGEGEAAGEGEAAGEGEAAGEGEAVEEEAKEEPVDFPVDQPEEN from the exons GAATGGATCGTGATTATGGCCCCGGATCTTATGGAG GGATGGACCGTGACTATGGCCATGGATCCTATGGGGGTCAAAGATCCATGGACTCCTACCTAAACCAGTCATATGGCATGGACAAtcacagtggtggtggtgggggtagCAG GTTTGGACCTTATGAGTCTTACGACTCCAGGTCTTCTCTGGGTGGGCGAGATCTGTACAGATCTGGCTATGGTTTTAATGAACCCGAACAAAGCCGCTTCGGAGGTAGTTATGGTGGTCGATTTGAGAGCTCCTACCGGAATAGCCTTGACTCTTTCGGAGGTAGAAACCAGGGCGGGTCTAGCTGGGAAGCACCTTACTCCCGTTCAAAATTGAGGCCTGGGTTTatggaggacagaggaagagagaattactCTTCCTACAGCAGTTTTTCTTCACCCCATATGAAGCCTGCACCTGTAGGCTCTCGGGGGAGAGGAACGCCTGCTTATCCTGAAAGTACGTTTGGAAGCAGAAACTATGATGCTTTTGGAGGACCATCAACAGGCAGAGGCCGAGGCCGAGGA CATATGAGTGATTTTGGAAGCATTCATAGACCTGGAATTGTTGTTGACTATCAAAACAAACCCACCAATGTGACAGTTGCTGCTGCaagaggaataaagagaaaaatgatgcaACCATTTAATAAGCCTGGTGGAACCTTTATCAAGAAACCCAAGCTAGCAAAACCTGTGGAGAAGATGAGCCTCAGCAAATCACCTA CAAAAACTGACCctaaaaatgaggaagaagaaaagcgACGAATTGAGGCTCGGCGAGAGAAACAAAGGcgcagaagagaaaaaaacagtgaGAAATACGGAGATGGATACAG aatggCATTCACATGTTCATTTTGTAAATTCCgaacatttgaagaaaaagataTTGAACTACATCTGGAAAGTTCTTCACACCAGGAAACACTAGATCATATtcagaaacaaaccaaatttgATAAAGTAGTTATGGAGTTTTTGCAT GAATGTATGGTgaataaattcaagaaaacatCTATTCGTAAGCAACAGACAAATAATCAAACAGAAGTagttaaaataattgaaaaagatGTTATGGAAG GTGTTACTGCAGATGATCACATGATGAAAGTAGAGACTGTTCACTGCAGTGCGTGCAGTGTGTATATCCCTGCTTTACATAGCTCTGTGCAGCAACACCTAAAATCTCCTGATCATATCAAAGGGAAGCAG GCTTATAAGgagcaaataaaaagagaaagtgtCTTGACTGCAACAAGCATTTTAAATAATCCAATAGTGAAGGCACGATATGAACGTTTTGTTAAG gtgaatgcAGAAATTGTAACAGTAATGCagtccaacaacaacaacaaaaaaatagtgaCTGCAGCCCTAATTGAAATTCAATTTTTTGGGAGATATGGCATCAAAAAG GGTGAGAATCCTTTTGAAATTCAAGATCATTCTCAAGATCAACAAATAGAaggagatgaggaagaggaagaaaagattgATGAACCTattgaagaagaggaggaggaggaagaggaagaagaggaggaagtgggggaagtagaggaagtagaagaagtggaggaagcagaggaagtgggagaaggaggaggagtagagggagtAGGAGACACAGAGGAAGCAGGGGACATAGaggcagtgggggaaggagaggcagcgggggaaggagaggcagcgggggaaggagaggcagcgggagaaggagaggcagtagaggaagaagcaaaggaagagCCTGTTGACTTCCCTGTTGACCAAcctgaagaaaattaa